From Marinobacterium sp. LSUCC0821, a single genomic window includes:
- a CDS encoding calcium/sodium antiporter, translating to MLLPILAVIVGLVLLVWSADRFVDGAAATAKHMGMPTLLIGMVIIGFGTSAPELVVSGLAASQGNPGLAIGNGFGSNITNIALILGITALLSPVSVKSQILKTELPLLAFATLLVGALIYDLNISRLDAIIMLVVFAFIMGWSIFNGMRSKNDALEGDFANEFADDDYLPLNRALFWLVAGLVMLIASSRILVWGAVDIAMALGVSDLIIGLTIVAIGTSLPELASSIIAVKKNEHDLAIGNVIGSNLFNTLAVVGIAGTIQPLALEPEALYRDWTVMGMLTLSLFILGFGVLGRRRINRFEGGLLVASYAGYSGYLLYTLSAAF from the coding sequence ATGCTTCTGCCTATTTTGGCTGTTATTGTTGGTTTAGTGCTTCTCGTATGGAGTGCAGATCGGTTTGTGGATGGTGCTGCGGCCACAGCAAAGCACATGGGTATGCCGACGCTTTTGATAGGCATGGTGATTATTGGGTTTGGTACCTCGGCTCCAGAGCTTGTTGTATCAGGTTTGGCGGCTTCTCAGGGTAACCCAGGTCTCGCTATCGGTAATGGCTTTGGTTCAAACATCACTAACATCGCTTTGATTCTTGGTATTACTGCCCTATTAAGCCCAGTCAGTGTTAAGTCACAAATCCTTAAAACCGAACTGCCGCTGCTCGCTTTTGCGACACTTCTCGTTGGTGCACTGATTTATGATCTAAATATAAGCCGACTTGATGCCATCATCATGCTGGTTGTCTTTGCATTTATTATGGGATGGTCTATTTTCAACGGCATGCGCTCAAAGAACGATGCTCTTGAGGGTGACTTCGCTAATGAGTTTGCTGATGACGACTATCTGCCATTAAATCGCGCGCTATTCTGGCTTGTCGCGGGTCTAGTAATGTTGATTGCAAGCTCGCGCATCCTTGTCTGGGGTGCTGTGGATATCGCTATGGCGTTGGGCGTGAGTGATCTGATTATCGGTCTAACCATTGTTGCCATTGGTACCTCTCTACCAGAACTCGCCTCATCGATTATCGCTGTTAAGAAAAATGAGCATGACCTAGCAATAGGCAACGTTATTGGCTCGAACCTATTCAACACCTTAGCTGTTGTAGGTATAGCGGGCACTATCCAGCCTCTAGCATTAGAACCAGAAGCCCTCTACCGTGACTGGACAGTGATGGGCATGTTGACCCTATCACTATTCATCCTAGGCTTTGGTGTCCTGGGACGTCGTCGAATCAACCGATTTGAAGGCGGACTTCTTGTGGCTTCATATGCTGGTTACTCGGGTTACCTGCTCTACACCCTTTCAGCTGCGTTCTAA
- a CDS encoding YebC/PmpR family DNA-binding transcriptional regulator — protein sequence MGRAYQNRKDSMAKTSDMNAKLYSRYSREIYMVAKSGGTDPDGNLALRSLMDKAKKEQVPGHVIDKAIDKAKGGAGEDFTPARYEGYGPGGSMAIIECLTDNPNRTFGDVRVAFTKTKCKIGTQGSVAHMFEHAAVFMFKFDDEEAVLEALMEADVDVSDIEDEDGMLTVFAAPTDYFKTKTALNAMGITDFEIEEIQWIPNSYTQISDEDKVLFEKFMSILDELDDVQHVYHNVEM from the coding sequence ATGGGTCGTGCGTATCAGAACCGTAAGGATTCAATGGCAAAAACTTCCGACATGAACGCGAAGTTGTACAGCCGTTACTCTCGTGAAATTTATATGGTGGCTAAATCGGGTGGTACCGACCCAGATGGCAACCTTGCTCTTCGCTCATTAATGGATAAAGCGAAGAAGGAGCAGGTACCTGGTCACGTTATCGATAAAGCTATCGACAAAGCGAAGGGCGGTGCAGGTGAAGACTTTACTCCGGCACGCTATGAAGGCTACGGTCCTGGCGGTTCTATGGCGATCATTGAGTGTCTAACCGACAACCCTAACCGTACCTTTGGTGATGTGCGTGTCGCGTTTACCAAAACTAAATGTAAGATCGGTACCCAGGGCTCTGTTGCTCACATGTTCGAGCACGCTGCAGTCTTCATGTTCAAGTTTGATGATGAAGAGGCTGTTCTAGAGGCGTTGATGGAAGCGGATGTCGATGTCTCTGATATCGAAGATGAAGATGGCATGCTAACAGTCTTCGCAGCACCAACGGACTACTTCAAAACTAAGACCGCGCTCAATGCTATGGGTATCACTGATTTTGAGATTGAAGAGATTCAATGGATTCCAAACTCATACACTCAGATCAGCGATGAAGACAAAGTCCTGTTCGAAAAGTTCATGAGCATCCTTGATGAGCTTGACGACGTACAGCACGTCTACCACAACGTAGAGATGTAA
- a CDS encoding Trp family transcriptional regulator produces MNTSEYFDQLVDHLLSCKSNEALAQALQGLLTPSETVEISKRLQIFRMLEAGVPQREIAKQLGVGIATVTRGSRVLKSEESE; encoded by the coding sequence ATGAATACATCAGAATATTTTGATCAATTGGTCGATCACCTACTTAGCTGCAAATCAAATGAAGCATTAGCACAAGCCCTTCAAGGCCTTTTGACGCCCAGTGAAACAGTAGAGATCAGTAAACGTTTGCAAATTTTTCGCATGTTAGAAGCGGGTGTGCCGCAACGCGAAATTGCTAAACAGTTAGGTGTCGGAATTGCCACAGTGACGCGAGGTTCGCGCGTGCTGAAGTCTGAAGAGAGTGAGTAA
- a CDS encoding anthranilate synthase component I family protein, which translates to MSSRKPAKIELPRKPQYLKLAADIDFFELFKKIEKRFDNCVMLESLGEESYISRHSIIGFDPEQIIWADEGHLHIEDRAGNRETYESENPYYLLREIVPQNIISRKYAGGLTGYIGYDCMNYFEPSLDLQHSEMFDIFRFGVFKDGLILDKMTGEVFYFFYTDSRIALLEEIMATPCPPNGELKIHNLGDTMTQAEHADAVMKVKQDIIEGKIFQTEVGFKKRFRLIGDTINIYEQLREVNPSPQMYYVKFGDQKLIGASPELLFRLRQGEMETFPLAGTAKRGADPIEDQQLARKLLNDPKEIAEHNMIVDLHRNDIGRVARFGTVKVRSLMDIKRFSHVQHISSEIVGIISDKHDMFSALASNFPAGTLTGAPKIEAMKIINDLEADGRGPYGGAVGHFAFNGDCTFAIPIRTVFANGEQAYVQTCGGNVYDSNAEDEYEEIRRKFAGTKKVLDQFIVEADA; encoded by the coding sequence ATGAGTAGTAGAAAACCCGCCAAAATTGAACTGCCACGTAAACCGCAGTATCTAAAATTGGCTGCAGACATCGATTTCTTTGAGCTTTTTAAGAAGATCGAAAAACGTTTTGATAACTGCGTGATGCTAGAGTCGCTAGGCGAAGAGAGCTACATCTCTCGCCACTCTATAATTGGCTTTGATCCAGAACAGATCATTTGGGCAGATGAGGGCCATCTCCACATTGAAGATCGTGCTGGCAATCGCGAGACCTACGAAAGCGAAAACCCCTACTACCTGCTGCGTGAAATTGTTCCGCAAAACATCATCTCGCGGAAATATGCAGGCGGTTTAACGGGTTACATCGGTTACGACTGTATGAACTACTTCGAACCGAGCTTGGATCTTCAGCACAGCGAGATGTTTGATATCTTCCGTTTTGGCGTCTTTAAAGATGGTTTGATACTCGACAAGATGACTGGTGAGGTATTCTACTTCTTCTATACTGACAGCCGTATCGCGCTGCTTGAAGAGATAATGGCTACACCCTGCCCGCCAAACGGTGAGCTAAAGATTCACAATCTTGGCGACACGATGACTCAAGCAGAACATGCTGATGCTGTGATGAAGGTTAAGCAGGACATTATCGAAGGTAAGATTTTCCAAACAGAGGTGGGCTTTAAGAAGCGCTTCCGTCTTATCGGCGATACGATCAATATCTACGAGCAACTGCGCGAAGTGAACCCTTCACCGCAGATGTACTATGTCAAATTTGGTGACCAGAAGCTCATTGGGGCAAGTCCTGAACTGCTGTTCCGACTACGCCAAGGCGAGATGGAGACCTTCCCGCTGGCTGGCACCGCTAAGCGTGGTGCTGATCCAATTGAGGATCAGCAACTGGCGCGTAAGTTGCTGAACGACCCTAAAGAGATTGCTGAGCACAATATGATTGTCGATCTGCACCGCAATGATATCGGCCGTGTCGCACGCTTCGGTACCGTTAAAGTCCGCTCGCTGATGGATATTAAGCGTTTTAGCCATGTGCAGCACATCTCTAGCGAGATTGTCGGTATTATCTCTGATAAACACGATATGTTCTCAGCTCTGGCTAGCAACTTCCCTGCTGGCACGCTCACCGGTGCACCAAAGATTGAGGCGATGAAGATCATTAACGATCTTGAGGCCGATGGCCGTGGCCCTTATGGTGGTGCGGTAGGTCACTTTGCCTTTAACGGTGATTGCACCTTTGCCATTCCAATCCGAACTGTCTTTGCAAATGGCGAACAAGCTTATGTTCAGACCTGTGGCGGTAACGTTTACGACTCTAATGCCGAAGATGAGTATGAAGAGATTCGACGTAAGTTTGCCGGGACTAAAAAAGTGTTAGATCAGTTTATTGTGGAGGCTGACGCATGA
- a CDS encoding aminodeoxychorismate/anthranilate synthase component II, producing the protein MKVYMIDNYDSFTYNLYQFIGEVLESEVQQGNLESFEIIVKRNDEVTLDQVAAEQPDRIIISPGPGSPDDPAYFGVCADVIKELGKTTPLLGVCLGMQGIVHCFGGKVVKAPLPMHGKISPINHNQEGVFANTPNQLEVMRYHSLIAEAETLPECLDVTAAVGDLTADQFSDRLQLKAGGAFEIMGVKHRDYPIHGIQFHPESFATEGGKELVKNFLFV; encoded by the coding sequence ATGAAAGTCTACATGATCGATAATTACGACTCCTTCACCTACAATCTCTACCAATTTATCGGTGAAGTACTCGAGTCTGAAGTACAACAAGGTAACCTTGAGTCGTTCGAAATCATCGTTAAACGTAATGATGAGGTGACCCTTGATCAAGTCGCTGCCGAGCAACCTGACCGAATCATTATCTCCCCAGGCCCTGGTTCACCGGATGACCCAGCCTACTTTGGCGTCTGTGCGGATGTGATTAAAGAGCTTGGCAAAACAACACCACTGCTTGGTGTCTGTCTAGGTATGCAGGGCATCGTTCACTGCTTCGGGGGTAAGGTGGTCAAAGCCCCTCTTCCGATGCATGGTAAGATCAGTCCTATCAATCACAATCAGGAAGGGGTATTTGCGAATACACCTAACCAGTTAGAGGTGATGCGTTATCACTCGCTGATTGCTGAGGCTGAAACGCTACCAGAGTGCTTAGATGTTACGGCAGCGGTTGGTGACCTCACTGCTGATCAATTCTCTGATCGACTTCAGCTAAAAGCAGGCGGTGCATTTGAGATCATGGGAGTGAAACACCGTGACTACCCTATCCACGGCATTCAATTCCATCCAGAGTCCTTCGCAACCGAAGGTGGCAAAGAGCTTGTTAAGAACTTTCTGTTTGTTTGA
- a CDS encoding HD domain-containing phosphohydrolase, with the protein MLSKSSILVVDDSPATLANIQEMLSDSPYELAFANSGESAMEFLARKVPDLVLLDIQMGEMGGFEVMKMMHSNPELCEIKVIVMTSANNLETEIEALASGASDFIHKPLHPDILKLRINNLLATVRTEYLERTHREAIEMIAIAGHYNDNETGEHIWRMADYAALIAEAEGFSPEEVELIRIAAPMHDTGKIGIPDAVLKKPAKLDADEWRIMKRHTQIGHQILSRSKAPAFALASQIALNHHERFDGTGYPTGYKGNQIPLISRIVTLADVYDALTMERPYKEAWSSDKAYEYIIEESGKLFDPKLVETFIRIRPEVERIRIAYGAKEAS; encoded by the coding sequence ATGTTGAGTAAAAGCTCTATCCTGGTAGTTGATGATTCCCCAGCTACACTTGCGAACATTCAAGAGATGCTAAGTGATTCGCCTTATGAACTGGCGTTTGCCAACTCGGGTGAGTCTGCGATGGAGTTTCTTGCTCGTAAAGTACCCGATCTAGTACTACTTGATATCCAAATGGGTGAAATGGGTGGTTTCGAAGTGATGAAGATGATGCACTCAAATCCAGAGCTTTGCGAAATCAAAGTGATTGTGATGACCAGTGCTAACAATCTGGAGACTGAGATTGAGGCGCTTGCATCTGGCGCTTCCGACTTTATACATAAACCCCTTCATCCAGATATATTAAAACTGCGAATTAATAATTTATTAGCGACTGTCCGCACTGAATACCTCGAGCGAACCCATCGAGAAGCGATAGAGATGATCGCTATTGCCGGTCACTATAATGATAACGAAACAGGCGAGCATATCTGGCGTATGGCCGATTATGCGGCGTTGATTGCAGAAGCCGAAGGGTTTTCACCCGAAGAGGTAGAACTCATTCGAATAGCCGCTCCCATGCACGATACAGGCAAAATTGGTATACCCGATGCTGTACTCAAAAAACCAGCTAAATTGGATGCTGATGAGTGGCGTATTATGAAACGTCACACGCAGATCGGTCATCAGATCCTCTCGCGATCTAAAGCGCCAGCCTTTGCGTTAGCATCTCAAATTGCCCTTAATCACCATGAGCGTTTTGATGGAACAGGCTATCCCACTGGCTACAAGGGAAATCAGATACCGCTTATCTCTCGCATCGTAACTCTTGCGGATGTCTATGATGCATTGACCATGGAGAGGCCGTACAAAGAGGCGTGGAGTAGTGATAAGGCGTATGAGTATATAATTGAGGAGTCAGGAAAGCTGTTTGATCCCAAACTGGTTGAGACCTTTATACGAATACGCCCAGAAGTTGAACGTATTCGCATCGCTTATGGTGCTAAAGAGGCGTCTTAA
- a CDS encoding hybrid sensor histidine kinase/response regulator: MTSGFLLSTFRRFAAAAVIGAVMGISYLYLIDQQEQETIQSVNDDLVASLQKSLKHKLNFLSTDLSEILSSAALANYVNSPATESKTDLSSYFSMFASVSRRYDQIRFLSATGVEKVRINYANGISKIVSDAELQDKSDRYYFSETLGLPKFTSFVSDFDLNVEGNQVELPHKPMIRLSHKIYSANGAFAGVLVLNYLGQPLIDELEIAKAFPGQLTLLDDKGNWIFDEQGTRNWNKQLGDRSTLNLHNPEVWSQLTSDRNASFDVGDYTYLSGHISYPQEVSPSSSIAGRELHILISSPKGFNLLGALNINNLGVYGLYLILALFASLRWTDSIYKRRAAEAELERERLDYQTHLEEEIELRTHNLEISRERLELAADELNLGIWDINLDRSELSWNEWMFHIHDLEISDDITFDAWQKLIIEKDRSRFNTELNLALAGAEPLDTQIEICSPTTAHIKTLKIQASRTKLEGRQILLGVLRDITAEVLINRELEFAKDEAVQAAVAKSEFLANMSHEIRTPLNAVLGMAYLLEKPNMPEQSQNIGSKITNAGKSLLSILNDILDFSKIEAGKLELIPESFSISGLLDNLAVIMNQSAADKALELIIQPDASLNRVVEADRLRLEQVLINLIGNAIKFTDRGYVLVRVETLASTDDRVRLRFSVKDTGIGMTPESQSRVLKAFEQADVSINRRFGGTGLGLAISTRILEKFGSKLEISSIAGKGSTFSFDIDLSSGSSNHLSLEEIKDLNVLIADDHDVARDALESIVNAIGWRSEIFNGGLPAYHRALKANSPDLILLDWDMPDMDGLTVARLIKSEQLRSSSPIIVMVTALGSEEVRNSADSIYVDAVLDKPVTASALLDAVMSIHKPTTAKSDESENHLAGLKLLVVDDNEFNRQVAVEIFTGEGAEVFSVDDGHEAVEFLANNDHSIDLVLMDIQMPIMDGYEATRKIRQELKLTDLPIIALTAGAFAQDKEKALQSGMNDFIPKPLDVKRSVALIQRYTQGGLELSPKQPSANAAGQAANRILDLEGALTIWRSEEKLNTYLKKFFDEYKTFVSRFARMSDIEREVHKLKGAAGALGLKRLFATTSSLLDSLRSRGTPNAQKINEFADVLRATLSHIESRCNIKVVSDDPLDLSIEQQLEIIERAQSLLEDNNPAPILGELVTLTGIVDDVLLSKATDALEAFDFVTAKEQINTLKAAVIANNQMGE; this comes from the coding sequence ATGACGAGCGGTTTCCTACTTTCAACGTTTAGACGTTTTGCTGCAGCTGCAGTTATTGGCGCGGTTATGGGCATCAGTTATCTCTACCTAATTGATCAACAGGAGCAAGAGACGATCCAATCAGTTAATGATGATCTGGTTGCTTCGCTGCAAAAATCCTTAAAACACAAACTTAACTTTCTCTCCACAGATCTTTCAGAGATTCTTAGCAGTGCCGCGCTAGCGAACTACGTTAACTCACCAGCAACAGAGTCTAAAACTGATCTGAGTAGTTACTTTAGTATGTTTGCCTCTGTAAGCCGCCGTTACGATCAGATCCGTTTTCTTTCAGCTACTGGGGTTGAGAAGGTCCGCATCAATTACGCAAATGGGATCTCAAAAATTGTTTCAGATGCAGAATTACAAGATAAATCTGACCGATACTACTTTTCTGAAACACTTGGCCTGCCAAAGTTTACCAGTTTCGTTTCAGATTTTGACCTGAATGTGGAGGGTAATCAGGTTGAATTGCCCCATAAGCCGATGATTAGACTCAGCCACAAGATTTACAGTGCTAATGGAGCCTTTGCAGGGGTTTTGGTACTCAATTATCTAGGCCAGCCTTTGATAGATGAATTAGAGATTGCAAAGGCCTTTCCAGGTCAATTGACGCTACTTGATGATAAGGGTAACTGGATATTTGATGAGCAGGGTACGCGCAACTGGAACAAGCAGCTTGGAGATCGATCTACTCTCAATCTCCATAATCCCGAAGTTTGGAGTCAATTGACAAGCGATCGTAATGCCTCCTTTGACGTTGGCGATTACACTTACCTTAGTGGCCATATTAGTTACCCTCAGGAGGTATCGCCATCTAGTTCAATCGCAGGGCGTGAGCTCCATATTCTAATTTCATCACCCAAGGGGTTTAATCTTTTAGGTGCATTAAATATCAATAATTTGGGTGTTTACGGTCTCTATTTGATTTTGGCGCTTTTTGCATCCTTACGATGGACCGACTCAATTTATAAGCGTCGTGCAGCGGAAGCTGAACTAGAGCGTGAGCGCTTGGATTATCAAACGCATCTCGAAGAGGAGATTGAGCTTCGTACACACAATTTAGAGATCTCACGTGAGCGACTTGAACTTGCCGCCGATGAGTTAAACCTCGGTATATGGGATATCAACTTAGATCGAAGCGAGTTGAGTTGGAACGAGTGGATGTTCCACATTCATGACCTTGAGATCAGTGATGATATCACCTTTGATGCATGGCAGAAGTTGATCATAGAAAAGGATCGAAGCCGTTTTAATACCGAGCTCAACCTAGCACTTGCAGGTGCGGAGCCATTGGATACCCAAATAGAGATATGTAGCCCAACAACTGCACACATTAAAACTCTGAAGATCCAAGCTTCACGGACTAAGTTAGAGGGTAGGCAGATACTGCTCGGTGTTTTGCGGGATATCACAGCCGAGGTGCTGATCAATCGTGAATTAGAGTTCGCTAAGGATGAGGCTGTTCAGGCGGCTGTTGCGAAAAGTGAATTTCTAGCAAATATGAGCCATGAAATTCGGACGCCACTGAATGCCGTGCTTGGTATGGCCTACCTGCTTGAAAAACCAAATATGCCTGAACAATCTCAGAATATTGGTTCAAAAATCACCAATGCGGGTAAATCACTACTCAGTATTTTGAACGATATTCTCGACTTCTCGAAAATAGAAGCAGGCAAGCTAGAGCTTATTCCTGAATCCTTCTCTATCAGTGGGTTGTTGGACAACCTAGCTGTCATTATGAACCAGTCAGCAGCAGATAAAGCGCTTGAACTTATTATTCAGCCAGACGCTTCACTTAATCGAGTCGTAGAGGCGGATCGTCTGCGTCTTGAACAGGTTCTTATTAACTTGATCGGTAATGCGATTAAATTCACCGATCGTGGCTATGTCTTGGTTCGAGTTGAGACGCTCGCTTCGACTGATGACCGAGTGCGATTGAGGTTTAGTGTTAAAGATACGGGAATTGGCATGACACCGGAGTCTCAGTCCCGAGTTCTGAAAGCATTTGAGCAGGCTGATGTCTCTATCAATCGTCGGTTTGGTGGAACAGGGTTAGGCCTTGCTATCTCTACTCGTATTCTCGAAAAATTCGGATCAAAACTGGAGATAAGTTCGATAGCAGGTAAGGGGAGCACCTTCTCTTTTGATATTGATCTCTCTTCTGGTTCATCCAACCATCTATCTCTTGAGGAGATTAAAGATCTCAATGTACTAATCGCCGATGATCATGACGTTGCACGAGATGCGCTCGAGTCGATTGTTAACGCTATCGGCTGGCGAAGCGAGATATTTAATGGCGGCCTCCCTGCCTACCATAGGGCGTTAAAAGCTAACTCGCCGGATCTGATTCTACTGGATTGGGATATGCCAGATATGGATGGTTTGACCGTTGCTCGGTTGATCAAATCGGAGCAGTTAAGAAGTAGTTCGCCTATTATCGTGATGGTTACCGCTCTTGGCTCTGAAGAGGTTCGTAACTCTGCAGACTCAATCTATGTTGATGCGGTGCTAGATAAACCCGTTACAGCATCCGCTCTACTGGATGCTGTTATGTCTATCCACAAACCAACAACAGCTAAGAGTGATGAGAGTGAAAATCATCTAGCGGGGCTTAAGTTGTTAGTTGTAGATGATAACGAATTTAACCGCCAGGTTGCTGTAGAGATATTCACTGGAGAAGGGGCAGAGGTATTCAGCGTTGATGATGGGCATGAGGCGGTTGAATTCCTAGCCAACAATGATCACTCAATTGATCTTGTGTTGATGGATATCCAAATGCCTATCATGGATGGTTATGAGGCGACACGTAAGATTAGGCAAGAGCTTAAACTGACTGATCTTCCTATCATTGCACTAACTGCTGGTGCATTTGCTCAGGATAAAGAAAAAGCTCTGCAGTCAGGGATGAATGACTTTATCCCTAAACCACTGGATGTCAAGCGAAGCGTTGCGTTGATTCAACGTTATACCCAAGGCGGCTTAGAGCTTTCACCTAAACAGCCTTCAGCTAATGCAGCGGGGCAAGCTGCCAATAGAATTCTAGACTTAGAGGGTGCGTTAACCATTTGGCGAAGTGAAGAGAAGTTAAACACCTACCTTAAAAAGTTCTTCGATGAGTATAAAACCTTCGTAAGCCGCTTTGCTCGAATGAGTGATATTGAACGAGAGGTTCACAAACTTAAGGGGGCTGCAGGTGCTCTAGGTTTAAAACGCCTATTTGCGACAACTAGTAGTCTGCTTGACTCACTGCGAAGTAGAGGCACGCCAAATGCGCAGAAAATTAATGAATTTGCAGATGTACTTCGCGCAACGCTGAGTCATATAGAGTCGCGCTGCAACATCAAAGTTGTAAGTGACGATCCGCTTGATCTATCTATCGAGCAGCAACTGGAGATTATTGAGAGGGCTCAATCACTTCTTGAAGATAACAATCCCGCGCCGATTTTAGGTGAACTAGTTACTCTTACGGGTATTGTCGATGATGTACTGTTGAGTAAAGCGACTGATGCACTTGAAGCTTTCGATTTTGTAACAGCTAAAGAGCAGATCAATACCCTAAAGGCAGCTGTGATTGCTAATAATCAAATGGGTGAGTAA